One genomic window of Anaerolineae bacterium includes the following:
- the purB gene encoding adenylosuccinate lyase, producing the protein MTEPFTHQTFLSPFTWRYGSNEMRQIWSETHKRQLWRQLWVALAQAQQSVGLVTQAQVDDLLAHAAEINIDRSAEIEAEIHHDLMAEVKTFAEQCPVGGGIIHLGATSMDIEDNADALRLRESLDLILVRLTALLIELAAQIEQWADTPIIGFTHLQPAEPTTLGYRLAQYGFDLLTDLAELRRARDGIRGKGFKGAVGTSASYQELLASADGSGWPVARLEAAIMAAIGLEPFPVATQTYPRKQDWLALNALAGLAGSLYKFSFDLRLLQAPCLGEWAEPFGRHQVGSSAMPFKRNPINAENINSLARFVAGLPRVAWDNAAHSLLERTLDDSANRREIFPAAFLATDEILRRATRLVRDLRVDETAQARNLEKYGTFAATERVLMAAVKAGADRQAMHEIIRQHSLSAWAELAAGGPNPLPARLVRDERITRYLPPEQVATLLNAGQYVGDAPERARELAKQIKTVI; encoded by the coding sequence ATGACCGAACCATTCACCCACCAAACCTTTCTTTCCCCCTTTACCTGGCGCTACGGCAGCAACGAAATGCGCCAAATTTGGAGCGAAACTCACAAACGGCAATTGTGGCGGCAATTGTGGGTGGCCCTGGCCCAGGCCCAACAATCCGTTGGGCTGGTGACGCAGGCCCAGGTAGACGATTTATTGGCCCACGCCGCCGAAATAAATATTGACCGGTCCGCCGAAATTGAAGCCGAAATCCACCACGACTTGATGGCCGAAGTCAAAACTTTTGCCGAGCAGTGTCCGGTGGGCGGCGGCATCATTCACCTGGGCGCCACCTCTATGGACATAGAAGACAACGCCGACGCCCTACGCCTGCGTGAAAGTCTGGATTTGATTTTGGTCAGGCTGACCGCTCTCCTGATCGAATTGGCCGCCCAAATTGAGCAGTGGGCCGACACCCCCATTATCGGTTTTACCCATCTCCAACCCGCCGAGCCGACTACTCTGGGGTATCGCCTGGCCCAATATGGCTTTGATTTGCTGACCGATTTGGCCGAACTGCGTCGCGCGCGGGACGGCATCCGGGGCAAAGGGTTCAAAGGCGCGGTGGGCACGTCGGCCTCATATCAAGAACTATTAGCCTCGGCGGATGGTTCAGGTTGGCCCGTAGCCCGCCTGGAGGCAGCAATTATGGCCGCCATTGGCCTGGAACCTTTCCCCGTAGCCACCCAAACCTACCCCCGCAAACAGGATTGGCTGGCGCTGAATGCCCTGGCCGGGCTGGCCGGTTCGCTTTACAAATTTTCCTTTGACCTGCGCCTGTTGCAAGCTCCCTGCCTGGGCGAGTGGGCCGAACCGTTTGGCCGGCATCAGGTTGGCTCCAGCGCCATGCCCTTCAAGCGCAACCCCATCAACGCCGAAAACATTAATAGCCTGGCCCGTTTTGTGGCCGGCCTGCCCCGCGTGGCCTGGGACAACGCGGCCCATTCATTGCTGGAACGCACGTTGGACGACTCGGCTAACCGGCGGGAGATATTCCCCGCCGCCTTTTTGGCCACCGATGAAATTTTGCGCCGGGCGACTCGATTGGTGCGCGACCTGCGGGTTGACGAAACGGCCCAGGCCCGCAACCTGGAAAAGTACGGCACCTTTGCCGCCACCGAACGGGTGTTAATGGCTGCGGTCAAAGCCGGGGCCGACCGCCAGGCAATGCACGAAATTATCCGCCAACACAGTCTGTCCGCCTGGGCCGAACTGGCTGCGGGCGGCCCCAACCCCTTACCCGCCCGCCTGGTCAGGGACGAGAGAATTACTCGCTACCTCCCCCCGGAGCAGGTTGCCACGTTATTGAACGCCGGCCAATACGTGGGTGATGCCCCGGAACGGGCCAGAGAGTTGGCTAAACAAATAAAAACGGTGATATAA